The genomic interval acaattttggtagaggaccactaggcaatgcaacataccaaatatcaaaagcctaggtcttgtggatcagacaagattttttaaagttctttgaaaaacttgggacccccaggtggggcctcctttcacccaagggtaataatttgaacaatcttaagaggaccattagatgatgtcacatgccaaatatcaaggctctacgccttgcacttctggacaagatttttaaagtttttcctttcggttgccatggcaaccagagatcTGTGTGGAACtcagttctttgaacaattttgaaagggggccacccaaggatcgtttggtgtaaatctgcccagtggttttgaagattttttttagatattgtaGATGGACGCACGGCACACATCaaacggtcacaaaagctcaccaggagcctttgactcaggtgagctaaaaaaaaaatgatgaagcaaGTTTTAATGATTCTTtcttcatatatacatatacaaaccTTTATCTGACTTGCCCTAAGATATATCacattaaatcataaaaaatatcaatgtaaaagtAATCTCAAAAGTATTTAACAATGTATTGTGGTATTGTTATCAAAGGGCATTGTATTGTAACTCAATTTAATTGTTATCAACATAACTTGAACACTGTGAAGCACATATTGTATGTACATCAAAACTCTGACTGCCATTTATTTAATAATGGTACAGTTGACATGTTCAagtcaaatttgatattttacaatagaaaaatgtgcatttattgCAGAGTACTAGGCTAGTAATCTTTTAGAATAGGGATATTTTACATAAACTGCAATTTACAGACCATACAAATGTAGTAAAAATAACACTGCGCTGTAAAAATTCATGTTAAGATAATGGACTCATAATCACAATCGGCTATATTTTACTATTACATGTTCTCTGTAAGAAGTGGTTAAGGTAGTTGACTTTGTATCATTTATCCATTGCTGTGGGTTTAAAATCTTGCTTGTGGTATAAAATTTGTAAAGACATTCAACTGGCTTACAAAtggttggtgttttttttttcaggtgccAATCCATGTCTAAACAATGCTGGattggcacctggggtcttccttcattATTAAAAGCTAAAGTCCCCATATGACTTGCACTGTGTTCATGCAGCTCTAAACTATAAAAGAAAATCCCCTTACATATGGAACCATGTGCATATGACTGAACAAGGAATGTCCAAATAGCATACAGGTATTCTAATCACCAGATAATTACAATAGTCTTTATAGGTCCACTAACTTACTGTTCATTCAATATCTTTGGTCAACTCCCCTGAATGAAGACTTTTTGCAGTGATTCCAATGTCTAGCTtgcataataaaacaatattcacaCAGAAAAGAATATTTCCTTGTAGTATAGATAGTATGAGAGAATGATCCAGACAGCTGTATCCCAGATGTTGATTGGCAAGTACACCATGTGTGAGTTCGGTTGTATACCCAAGAACGTCCGGAATGGCTGGCTGAAAAACTCGTGTCCCATGTATAGTAAAATCGCATTCattcctaaaataaaaaaaaagtgttaagATATTTTCTGTCACtacaaacaaaatttatcattttaataataattaaatcagATAAGATGAGACTTGCAGTGTAAATAAAGTTGCTTCTGAAGTGGCACTACTTCTTGTATTTGAACCTCGAACATGGGTAGACAGCATGCTTGATGGAACCCCTTCCACATATGAAAAATAGCTTACATATGAATGATTTAGCAAAacttctaagtgaaaagggggcataattttgtcttatTTAAACCAGAGTTACTAAACCTTCACTAGAGGTAATTTCACGATATCGAGGATGTGGCAGAGTTTGAAAACCTTTTgtcaagtagtttctgagaaacctgctcaTGTAAAACTTGTGTTGCAAGTGACAACATAAATTCTCgtttgaaaaatatcaagtaGTCCTGTTTTAATGAACTTACTGAGCAAGTAACTTTTCTAGCAAGagtaatattttacaaattatataaaGACATTACAGGAGGGCAATGTGCTGAAATGAAGGGCATTTTTAGGCAATGTATATATGAGTACAATGGGTGTATGTCTAGGTATAGTGTGTTTTTTCTCTGTAAGGTATATATTTATCATCtcaacttttaatatttttacaatcgCAGTCTTATTTATATTTGGGAGAAGAGGTTTTTTATTCACAAATGATGTAGCTTTGATtgtacattgtaaataaaaaaggactaaaacaacaaataaactaTGAAACCACTatctttccttttaaattttcagaaaactgaTAGTCCATTGTCAATATTTTGAGTATAAGCATACAAAGTAGTTACAGAAGTACAAATAATTTGTGCTACGCCAAAAAACCCACTATATCTTGAATGGTGttgaaattaaacaagagggccatgatggccttattTCGCTCACATCTCAATGGGTACCTATCACTTATAGTCCAACTGGTCGTTTTAACATATGATATATGAAAGGCAGACGCTCATGATCGTACACATTCCAGGATGTAACAGTATGCAACATATGATCATATTTGTATTATCAATGTATGGTGCAAATATTGTAAATACAATATGGTTGAAAATCAGGATATTTTACAGCTGGTTATGAATGGGGAAGTTGCTAACAAGTAACACCATAAATACTGTGTGAGCTAATTAAACTGTATCTGAGAAAGCTATCACATAAGTTGTTAAAGTGTttcatttataaaacaagagctgtcactaatggtgacaaatgccccccacagtgccttgacctttgacttggtgaccttgacctttgacctggtgaccccaaagtcagtaggggtcgtgtactcaataagtactatcagcacgtgaagtttgaaggtcctgggtgcagtggttcacgagtaaagtgagtaaagtgccttcatgcaaaaagttaacgtcgtaacaaacgaactaacggacggacagttgaaaactaatatgcctcccttcgggggcataaaaactgacCCCCAGGTGGGACCCCAtaggcatgatttgaacaatattggtcaAGGTCCACTTTACAATACTACATGCCAAATATCCAAGCTCCAGGGCTTTTGGTTTTCAATatgaaattttttaacattttcctatgcaagtttatatatgtaaaacaaatgaattCCAAAAAGGACCAGTTTGATCCAAGGCacatgacttgaacaaatttggtacaAGACCACTACACAATGCAACATGCAAAATACTCTAGATGTAGACCTcgaggttttagacaagaagatttttaaagtttttcttatataggtcaatatatgtaaaacaagtggCCCCCGGGTGGGACCAGTTTTGACCCCTAGAGGCACGATATGAAGAAACTTGGTAAACGAACACTACACAAAGCTATAATGAGCCAAATACCTAAGCTCAAGGCCTTGAAGGTTTAGGCAAGAAGAGTTTTACGACTGAGCTGAAgattcttaaatttttttattttctgttgccaaggcaaccagagttctgcaagaAATAAATTTGGTGGATAACCAGCTAAGGAATAGCTTGCCCAAGTTTTATCAACTTCCTTCAAATGGATTCAGAGgtgatgttgtttgaagaaaagcaGGGATAGATGGTCATGTGTACGTAAATAAGTGATCACAAATAGCTCACAAATTATTCAAACTAGGCCTAAAACCTTTCATCAGTCAAGCTGTATTGCTCCATTTGATCATGGGTAAACTAAAATGGTTACATAGCAGTTGGATTAGGGACAAGTATTTTGTGCAGTAAAAGGTGAAATTAAGTCGATCACTTTAAACAACAGCTGTCAGTATAACTAGATGGATATGAAGATCTTGTCATGGAACATTTTGTATGTAAACAGGCACCAGAATGACGGTCCCCATAGATTCATAGCAAGCTGAGCCCAGTGAGATGTCTCTTCCACATAAAAGCTGACTGGGAAATATGGTTGAAACACCAGGTGAGCCACATACATAAAGATGGAGTTCATGcctgttatatatacatgtaaatatcacATGAAACCATTTGAAATCTCTGCTTATCAATTTTCAAACTGAAATATGACAAACTGACTAATTACTGTTAACAATGTTTTACTTAGAACAAGTATACTTTGGAATAGTTTACTTTCATGGACATGAAAATTGTTTTTTACCAAAACTGCTACTTGAGGGTGTACCGGTACATATTTGTAGATTTTCACTTTTGAATATATAATTAATGGTAAATTAGTGTtcatttggtttttattttgtaGATGGATACGATccagaaatccatgaaaattattcccccataaatgttaatgatttcacagtattttaattGATATGTACCAATTTCAGTCACTATTTACCCATTGTTAAGAAGACTCAATTATAAGTAAAAAGCTGAgctgtcaaaattcagaaaaacaaaaatgaatatagaaAACGTTACCTGGGTAGTAAAATGGTGCCCCAGACCATACCCTGTACACATCTATGGTTACATAGCAAAATGCAAACaggaaaaatgcaaaacaagacaaacatatcACAAATGAGAGTGACctgaaaaatgaaacattaaaacaCAGTTTAACTGAAATGTGTATTGGATTTAAATggagacatttttttaaaattaaagcaaatGGAGGCCTATGGGATTTATTAAAACTGAACCAAATTAAAATCCTACTAAAAATATCAGCAGTTCTATTCCTGTAAATGTTTCATTAAGTGTGTCTATGAACTAATGCTTATTTCAAAAATACACTTCAAGTTTCAAAGTTCATACGGGGAAACAAATTCTTCTTCAATAACCTTTTTAAAGAGGAAGTCCAGTATTCCGGACAGCTATGAATAATGATTACCAGAGATTTTTATTGATTGGTATAAAGCCACCATTTTTCTCTCCTTTGCACAGAATGACTGCAATAACACCCTGGAATTATAAATGAAGATGTCAAATTTATTCATTCCCTGTGAAGTCTGGGTGGTTTTAGCAAACTACGCTACTTTTGTTGATTTAAGATTTTGAAGCTAAATAAACAAGTTTGTCCATAAGAATTAAATGTCATTCATTGGTATAATTTCAGCAAGAATATGACTTCACAGTAGATAATCTACAGAAATGTACCTTAAGAAAATTATCAAGAAATAGGTATTCCTCTGAAATCTTTATCAGTTGGGGGCTGGGGGtaatttttgtggactttaaGATTATGCCAATCCACTAAATGAAATCCAAGCAACTGGAGGGgtaatttttcaagattttatgaTTATGCTAATACACAAAATGAAATCCAAACAACCTGATTAAACTCTCATCTGTGTTatctttttaatcaaaattccACAAAGTCATGGTCCCTAAAGTAGCCATGTCCACATAAACAGTGATATTTTATGCCAATGAATTTAAATCCTTTCAACAGCATATCTTTGATCTCTTGTCAACTGTAGACTCTGCATTTATAGGGAATATCATTCATTTACTGAAAAAGGCAAATTTTCAGCACAACACCAACCTTTGTCACCTGGTTCATACTTTTATGCAACTGAATGGTTAAAACCACTTGTCCTCAATACTGTTGGTAAGTACCTTACTATGTGAGGAAGTCCTCCTACTGGCTTGTGCCAGCCAAGTGTATTGTTCTACACAGGGTCTACCTCTATAGCATTACTTTTGAAAAACTTGCTACATAGCTAACATGTTACCAGGGAAATACTGGATGTCTGTACTATCTGACAGAGCTGTGTTTAATAGTTTAGAGGATGGCTTATGGGGATGGATGGTTCTGCACAGTAGCCTGGGTATTATGAAATAAGTCCTAGACTGGAATCTGGATCCAAGTTTATAGACCAGTCTCAGATGACTGCTATATGACCTCAGCTGTGTCACTGTAACCCCCTCCCAACAGTCCCCAAATAAAGAATAAAGCACAACTGTGTCACTGTGATCCCCCACTACCAACATTCCCCCAATAAAGAACAAAGCACAACTGTGTCACTGTGTCCCCCTTCAAGTCCCCAATAAGGAACAAAATACAACTGTGTCTCTGTGACACCCCAGTCCCCTaattaagaataaaaacaaaacaaaactatgaATGATTCCTCTCCTcaaataaatagcaaaacaaAACACAACTGTGTCACTGTGACCCCCTCTCCCAACAAAGAACAAAACACAGCTGTGTCACTGTGATGCCTCACCCCGCCCCCATGCCGCCCCAACAAAGAACGAACTATAAACTACTTACCAATATAATTCCCCATATTATAAATCTCTTTACTCTTTGTTTCCAATCTGGAAAAGTTCGTAAAATTTTCCCAGCCTGTAAAAAATAGGAAAGTTACCTAAGTTTGTTAAAGtactttgaaaaacaaacatgtttgataaaaaaatctcCTGAACATGTCCAATGACTCTAAATATGTGTATGTTGAATTTCTGTTACAGTTCATGAggattacaaaattaatgtaaatgcTTACAAGTGAATAAGTGTTCAAAAACCACATTAGAAACTTGTAGGGCATCAATCTATTTCTCAACAACTCTGTATGAGACAAAAGTAATGTTAAAGCCCAGAAGAAAGTTACAGAAATTTTATGCAACCTGTCAACAATACTGACCTGCAGACCCAAAAAGCACATGAAACAGGAAGTAAGAGTTCCCAGCAATCCCTCTGGATCATGTGGTACTGTGGTCAGGTATATTTCCtgtcaacaaaaatgtttagaaattagTCTTCATCCTTTTACAAATCAACTAGATGTGTGTCTATTGGACACTGGTACCCCACTCTTGTCGCTGTATGCATATTTTGACCaagtcatgggccataactctggtctgactgtatGAAAGCCCAATtaaaactccaggtgcacaacttcacttgctgaataacaatcctgagGGGTTtgatgactctatgtcaaatattttttgaaatatgcaCAACAAAATTAGACAGACTGATTAACAGAGACAAATCTAagtgcccccaccccccactttAAAAAAATAGTGAATGAAGTACTGACTAATAATCTCAACTACAGTATAACATCTGTCAATGACGTATAAATATTGTGCTAAATACAcaatgttataatgtaaaaagTTTGGCTTTTCATTAGCATATCTGAAAATCTGCAGTTGTTAACTGCCTTTAAcatctatttatatcattttctgaataacactcattttcaaactggtggaaaatagataatttttttatgtatatgtTCAACATATGACATCCCATATTCCTTAACCAAAAGTCGTACAAGGGGGCAAGATGAAACATCATACCTTGCAGGTTGGAGTCTGGTAAATTCTTCCTTTCCCAAAAATTGTCCTATCTATATAAGACGCTGCTCCTCCAGTGCATAAAGAGACATTTTTACCATCGCTATCATTGGCTAATCCACCTGGTCCTAGATATCCCCTAGAATGATCATGTGAAAGTACAATTTCTTAATATGTTGTGTTCTGATCTAGAAGAAAACATGGTCCTCAAAGGATAGTTTtataaggacggattacaccaaaccggaagtgactactcatgAAATCTgttataatgagtgacatgaggaggtgacagttaaatttttggcttatgtttattgcttatagtattgagaatagatctagaccattttcattgtaaatttcttggaataagttttattctttgcgaaaaatgtctacctatgCGTAATTGCTAAatggctgttttcatgggggcatttttagagggtgatgctTGTCAGAAcagatttttcttatatacaacataacatgtcaatatttttctatttttgataagaagacatgttatactaaatgaccatatatggttttcatatcattgaaatgctgtaaagtgctgaaaatgaggtctgaatgttttgttattaatatgaaataaataaggaattgaattggtagaatgtaacctataaggaAGAGCATATTCTCTCACATAGCAGTGTTAAGTACAGAATTCTAATCTGTACTGAACAAATCTGAGTATTAATAAATCTTTCTAGACAGTAAATCTATCAAAGGAAGGAATTCACTTATTCTTCTAACCTAAGATAATGAACATGAATGTATAAGAACAGactatatttcattcattttctttttatctccCCTTAAAAGAAGAGTTGGTATGCTGTTTTGCTCTGTCTGTCCGTGGGTCAGACTGTTTGTTCAATGGTAGGTAGAGACAATTTGGTCTCTGACCATTCACTAGAGAAAGCTTCAGCCTACAGTTGTCCAGCTTCACAGGACAATAGCCTGTGGTAAGTAGATGGCCCTCAATTGTATTGGGGATCAGTAGGTTTAAAAGTGAATGCcaaaaattaaattatgacagaaaATGGTTTCAGTTCAATAACACAAGAATGCTTTAGCCTGTAAttcaaacatcataggatgatggTTCTGGTAAGCAGATAAGCAGATGACTACTATTGCTTTgttagtcagtaggtcaaaggtcacatttaCCTGGAGACTGTAAACAAGTGGTCGCTTGTCCTTGATAACTTAAGAAAGCTGGTGCCAACTGCTTTTTATATGCCTGTGAGAAGGGACATATTACTTGATCATCTTGAGTTGTTCTTATACAATATTCACCGAACTTGTTCACACTGTTTATGGGCAGGGTATCTCAGCCAAGTTCCGTACCCAGTTAGACCGTTCCAGTCACTCTGGACATAAAGCCCTTTAATTACTAAAAATTGCAAAAACTAATGGTGTCCTCATGCTAACTTGAGTACTTCTTATCAAATTCATtgaacttggtcacaatgtttatgggcataatatctcaggaAAGTgaagaaaaactagaaatgtgtccatgggacacagatgcccccactacatgacaaaggacacagatcaactaaCTCATTTCTCTtcgtaatgactgtaggtaaaatattttcgtagCCACgcgcaacaaaacattaaaatgacaattttttcctagatcaggggccataactcctataataCCGAaagaatccggatgcgaaaccctaggtgcacaactgcacatgctgaccaacattcctgtaaactttagtgactctaggtcaaatactttgggagctacgtgcgacacaacattaaaatgaccaaatttttacaaagtcaggggccataactcctacatgactgaatgaatccggacgcgccacccaaggtgcacaactacacatgctgaccaacattcctgtaaagttttgtgactctacgtcaaatacttttggagctaggcgtgacacaacactaaaatgaccaatttttacaaagtcaggggccataactcctaaatgtctgaatgaatccagacgcaaaaccccaggtgcacaactacacatgctgaccaacattcctgtaaagttttgtgactctacgtcaaatacttttggagctaggcgcgacacaacattctaggaaggacagacggacaagtggaaatctatatgctcccccccaaaagtgggggcataaaaagaaaaaaaagctggATCCTCCCACTCACTCTTTGGCCTATGAATACTTAAAACTGcaaaaatttactattatttttggAGTTGGTATCTCATcggtcaaagtcacaatgaacTAAGATTGAAAATTCTTTCTGCTCAATAAATGCTTATGGCCTTTAGGCTACTTAAGATAGCTTGTAGTCAGTGGATGACACctctttttttaagataaagtTCAAGGTCAACATATACAAAATTACATGCCCAGTTGACTCAGACAGACAATCATGGTGGGCATACTAGTAAGCTTTATGTATAGCTCTTGTTAACTACGAAATATAATTTCCCCATAGACTCACTGAAACTTACTTTGGACATCCAGGTACTTCTAGACCAAATGTTAGTGCAAGCCACACAACAACAAGAACAATGTTGAATACCCATTCAAACCAGTAGTCTGTGATGTCACGAATAGGACTCCACCATGTGTACTGGGGAGAAATAACATAGCATCTATTTTGAACTCTTAACAGAAATCTACATTTACTTGTTTGCATAAAATACTTTTCAACATGCCCTTGTgcttaacctgctggcggcaagtgattctgcctttgcgaccagtgcagaccaagatcagcctgcacatccgtgcaggctgatgatggtctgcactgtttgctattgtcagtaaattttcagtgaactcccctttgaataatgaatggtactgcccaaattgaatattAGACcggtccattttaaaaatttagcaggctaaaggttaatattcaaATGTTCCCTAAACAGTGGATGCAGTAGTCCAGTGATAAGGCACAGCAATACAAATTTAAGGTCTCAGGTCTGACTCCTCTATTCCTCCAAATGAATCTATTAACATTCTTCAGGCTAAGAGTCCCAAATATAGTTGCTTTTTCAATGGGCTGGATGgtatgctaaagaaccagggaagcttctgaaaTTGAGGCATTTTCTGTATTATGCACTATCCTATAACTAAAATCACTGCATCTTTGTAAAAATAGTCAACCATATGGGTTACAAGTGGTGACTAAATAAACTTTGGATACTTTTTTCTCCCTTAAAATATTTATGCATAAACATCCCAATGGAAGTAACAAACTTATTGAGTATTACAATCAGTTTACCTAAATCAAccgtgtaaaataaaagaaaactcattaaaataatgacatatcAATGCACTCAAATAAAACTTTCAGATTTACAACTGACAACTTCAACTTGTTTGTCTACATGTTCAATGTTGAATCCTGTTTACCTGATTTGGATCATTTGGTTTAGCAAAGAACATGTGCAGTGTTGCTACGATGAGATATGTACCAGCAAATCTCTGTAGAACTCCTGGGATACGAAACTCTCGCATTCTTACAGCTGAAATATATAACACAGGTGTATGCAACACCTCTTTACTGGTTTACATGAAAGGCTGTATTGGAAATGGTGACAGAATAAACCTTGGTACACACTGAGTCATTTAGCCATACTAATAAATTAACTGAAAACCATCTTTTGCTGATGTTGCTATTATTCATAAATCCACTTCCTCTCTAAATATATCAATGTAATATATTGTCATGGAATGATCCTGATGATTTGTACTTTGTTtgaaatttcttcaatttttcatcTGCAGCTAGGTGTCCGTGAGAAGCTGCTAATAAGTCATTTTCAGAATTTGTAACTACTTTTCCTTTTGCAAGTTTTATATAGATTAGACTACCAGTActatatttttgctttcatcCCTCTCATGTAAAGCACTTGCTTGCATATTTCACAACCAGGTACAAatgtttttctaaatatttatctCCGACAAGTAGATACTTACGATTAAGACCATCAGAAGAATTTATCAGCAATCCGAGAGCAAATAAAATGCATGATCGTTTGAATATTTTCCAGAACATTTTTGTCTTTGGTGTAGATCTTCGCAGCTGAGAATGGAAGGAGTATGCCATAGCTGTTCCCATTATCCAGACAAACCTGCATATGAAACATGTGCCGTTACAAAAGCTACATATGGTTAATACATGTACTGGCCCACACTTCAAATTTCTTGccaataaaaacattaaacatgttaaaaggtGGTTAACCTTATGGATTTGTTAGAAACTTTTAACACTGATCATTTTCTCTTATTCAAATTCATTGAGCACTTGATACATGCTAAATACTGTTAGGAGCTATTACTGAAGTTTTGATTTTTCAACCTGGTTATCAAACcatgataataatatttttttgtaaacctATACACTTATAGCAATACAGATTTGTTTAAGATTTGCACTGAAAATAATGTATACTTATTCAATAGGAATACTAGTTCTTAGATTTGTCTGCTGTTATCATGGCTGCAATTGATGAATATTAATAAATTCTAAAGCTACAAGTAGTTTTGTAACTTGCCCTTTATTTAGGAACAAGCAAACAATgtgcaaaagccaaaaaaaaaaaaaagaaaaactatctaggtatgaaataaacatttactgGTGAGTGAATGATGACAAAACAGGGAAATGCCCTGCACTAACAGGAATATGTAGTGtacattttattgcataatgATTGAGAATAATTAATATACAATGCAATGGTGTGCATTTCTACAATGGGTATTAATGGCAATTAAGTAGAGTTCACTGGCCATCCTTTCATAAGTACATACATATGGTAAATGAACAAAAggacaaaaatgaaatgttacatgTATCGCAAAAATTTAACTCCTCATAAAGACAACTGTCTGCAAGTTTTCTCCAGTGCAGTGCCAACTAATCATGATGTCATTAATTAATGGTCAATGACAAGATCATCAATATAAACCATCATCAACAAAATTTGACATCCTAAGAATTGTTTATGCAAGtgtaaaactagagctatcacttaaggtgatgaatgtaccccccgcatgcactgacacagtacattgcaatttgacgcacaagattgcataattatgtggactgtatgtatatagactgtatgtatacagtatagtaacaaaaaaaagtcccataactatgcagaatatttatctaaaagaacataacatgcaccatgcaccatgcacaactagggttggtactgatcacttgtgtgaagtttcattaaattgtgtgaaagggttcggaagattaggcacgcacaagattgcatatgcagactgtatgtacatagtatgttaacaagaaataaagtcccataactctgcaatttttttgttgaaagaacctaacatgccccaggcataactactgttgttactgatcatttgtgtgaagtttcattaaattgtgtcaaggggatgaggagagatggtgcgcacaagattgtgtctatgtatatagtatagtaacaaataacaaagtcccgtaactctgcacattttttttctgaaagaacctaacatgccccatgcacaactactgttgctactgatcacttgtgtgaagtttcattaaattgtgtcaaggggatgaggagagatggtgcacacaagattgtgtctatgtatatagtatagtaacaaaaaacaaagtcccgtaactctgcacattttttttctgaaagaaactaacatgccccatgcacaactactgttgttactgatcacttgtattaagtttcattaaattgtgtcaaggggatgaggagagatggtgcgcacaagattgtgtctatggacagacagacggacggacagacagacagacagacaacctgaaaccagtataccccccttacaactttgttgtcggggggtacaataaatctAGTGTTATGTAACTGTTTGCCTGACAGCACTTTTGGCCTTGTCTATACATgtcata from Mercenaria mercenaria strain notata chromosome 2, MADL_Memer_1, whole genome shotgun sequence carries:
- the LOC123564591 gene encoding heparan-alpha-glucosaminide N-acetyltransferase-like isoform X7; the protein is MTGCKMDDGGKLNFKTLYFFCLLVCLSLGNEEKDPKKVCKHVPQKKIDTAFVTVETHGHKNVTVNLNTITTECYTCDLQLTAVVEPHHNTCTVLVDTRWKMKVSISTDNDSFKVLPSCSVNNLSKWFLEGGNYSIIVMIENDKITCEKPVLQNDTVDSNIPIYVAMGAFVGLVLLWWLLKYMYRNHLLRRLQYCLFPDSAAFIDPNEYAEQDLGVPTNTSEEDAVRPRKERLKSLDTFRGFVWIMGTAMAYSFHSQLRRSTPKTKMFWKIFKRSCILFALGLLINSSDGLNPVRMREFRIPGVLQRFAGTYLIVATLHMFFAKPNDPNQYTWWSPIRDITDYWFEWVFNIVLVVVWLALTFGLEVPGCPKGYLGPGGLANDSDGKNVSLCTGGAASYIDRTIFGKGRIYQTPTCKEIYLTTVPHDPEGLLGTLTSCFMCFLGLQAGKILRTFPDWKQRVKRFIIWGIILGVIAVILCKGEKNGGFIPINKNLWSLSFVICLSCFAFFLFAFCYVTIDVYRVWSGAPFYYPGMNAILLYMGHEFFSQPFRTFLGIQPNSHMVYLPINIWDTAVWIILSYYLYYKEIFFSV
- the LOC123564591 gene encoding heparan-alpha-glucosaminide N-acetyltransferase-like isoform X6, translated to MTGCKMDDGGKLNFKTLYFFCLLVCLSLGNEEKDPKKVCKHVPQKKIDTAFVTVETHGHKNVTVNLNTITTECYTCDLQLTAVVEPHHNTCTVLVDTRWKMKVSISTDNDSFKVLPSCSVNNLSKWFLEGGNYSIIVMIENDKITCEKPVLQNDTVDSNIPIYVAMGAFVGLVLLWWLLKYMYRNHLLRRLQYCLFPDSAAFIDPNEYAEQDLGVPTNTSEEDAVRPRKERLKSLDTFRGLSLVIMCFVNYGGGKYWFFDHSDWNGITVADLVMPWFVWIMGTAMAYSFHSQLRRSTPKTKMFWKIFKRSCILFALGLLINSSDGLNPVRMREFRIPGVLQRFAGTYLIVATLHMFFAKPNDPNQYTWWSPIRDITDYWFEWVFNIVLVVVWLALTFGLEVPGCPKGYLGPGGLANDSDGKNVSLCTGGAASYIDRTIFGKGRIYQTPTCKEIYLTTVPHDPEGLLGTLTSCFMCFLGLQAGKILRTFPDWKQRVKRFIIWGIILGVIAVILCKGEKNGGFIPINKNLWSLSFVICLSCFAFFLFAFCYVTIDVYRVWSGAPFYYPGMNAILLYMGHEFFSQPFRTFLGIQPNSHMVYLPINIWDTAVWIILSYYLYYKEIFFSV
- the LOC123564591 gene encoding heparan-alpha-glucosaminide N-acetyltransferase-like isoform X5; amino-acid sequence: MTGCKMDDGGKLNFKTLYFFCLLVCLSLGNEEKDPKKVCKHVPQKKIDTAFVTVETHGHKNVTVNLNTITTECYTCDLQLTAVVEPHHNTCTVLVDTRWKMKVSISTDNDSFKVLPSCSVNNLSKWFLEGGNYSIIVMIENDKITCEKPVLQNDTVDSNIPIYVAMGAFVGLVLLWWLLKYMYRNHLLRRLQYCLFPDSAAFIDPNEYAEQDLGVPTNTSEEDAVRPRKERLKSLDTFRGISIVVMIFVNYRGGDYWFFRHSKWNGLTVADLVFPWFVWIMGTAMAYSFHSQLRRSTPKTKMFWKIFKRSCILFALGLLINSSDGLNPVRMREFRIPGVLQRFAGTYLIVATLHMFFAKPNDPNQYTWWSPIRDITDYWFEWVFNIVLVVVWLALTFGLEVPGCPKGYLGPGGLANDSDGKNVSLCTGGAASYIDRTIFGKGRIYQTPTCKEIYLTTVPHDPEGLLGTLTSCFMCFLGLQAGKILRTFPDWKQRVKRFIIWGIILGVIAVILCKGEKNGGFIPINKNLWSLSFVICLSCFAFFLFAFCYVTIDVYRVWSGAPFYYPGMNAILLYMGHEFFSQPFRTFLGIQPNSHMVYLPINIWDTAVWIILSYYLYYKEIFFSV